Proteins encoded together in one Bombiscardovia nodaiensis window:
- a CDS encoding tRNA (adenosine(37)-N6)-threonylcarbamoyltransferase complex ATPase subunit type 1 TsaE → MNVAESSDEYEFSIEVDSAEQMKDLGSVLARYVRGGDVLVLSGPLGAGKTTFAQGFGRGLHIAEPIVSPTFTIARELEGRNANGQHIRLIHVDAYRLGSMDYEPGQAAADELLDQLESLGLDEELEDPGEDSVVLMEWGLQMAAALSEQRLAVSIERPLVSGHDQPGSQPELTSDGPRLMRLRAYGPSWQARLASIRTAMEA, encoded by the coding sequence ATGAACGTAGCCGAAAGCAGCGATGAGTACGAGTTCTCTATAGAAGTCGACTCCGCTGAACAGATGAAAGATTTGGGATCAGTGCTGGCTAGGTACGTTCGAGGCGGTGACGTGCTTGTGCTCTCAGGCCCTTTGGGGGCTGGAAAGACAACGTTTGCACAAGGTTTCGGGCGCGGCTTGCATATTGCGGAGCCCATCGTCTCACCCACCTTCACTATCGCCCGGGAGCTGGAGGGTCGCAATGCCAACGGCCAGCACATTCGGCTCATCCATGTGGACGCCTACCGTCTGGGTTCCATGGACTACGAGCCCGGGCAGGCTGCCGCGGACGAACTTTTGGACCAGCTCGAGTCTCTGGGACTCGACGAGGAGCTCGAAGACCCGGGTGAGGACAGTGTGGTGCTGATGGAATGGGGTCTACAGATGGCTGCCGCGCTTTCGGAGCAGCGCCTAGCAGTCAGCATTGAGCGACCACTAGTAAGCGGGCACGACCAGCCAGGTAGCCAGCCCGAACTCACCAGCGATGGGCCGCGCCTGATGAGGCTGAGGGCTTACGGGCCATCTTGGCAGGCACGATTGGCATCAATACGAACAGCGATGGAGGCATGA
- a CDS encoding hypothetical protein (possible pseudo due to internal stop codon): MKTVTAERSSGSQAEVRLAIDTSYGLSVGLQGFDPILEHDSHQHVELLQPTIARLFEQAKLEPQQLDTIVVCVGPAPFTGLRTGIVAAKALAFATGARLLGQDILSAQAAWTYTRGGGSSEQGDGRPPSTRRLTLAVNDARRRQLYFALFDQELGLNGLSKPLISMDIDYPDHIVERVNALCAQLEAAGTDRPLEVCVTGRGVDKYAQAWTGLQAQHRQEEDALFEGGQAGLDTFITCALKRQEYLDEAGEQADEVEPLYLRRPDISIPNPNKHKALG, from the coding sequence ATGAAAACGGTGACAGCAGAGCGCAGTAGTGGGAGTCAGGCGGAAGTCAGGCTGGCTATCGACACCTCTTACGGCCTGAGCGTGGGCTTGCAGGGCTTCGACCCCATCTTGGAGCACGACTCTCACCAGCATGTGGAGCTCCTCCAGCCCACGATCGCCCGTCTCTTCGAGCAGGCGAAGCTGGAGCCCCAGCAGTTGGACACTATTGTGGTCTGTGTTGGACCGGCGCCATTCACTGGTTTGCGAACGGGGATTGTGGCAGCGAAAGCACTGGCATTTGCCACCGGAGCCCGCTTGCTTGGGCAGGACATTCTCTCGGCACAGGCTGCATGGACCTATACTAGAGGAGGAGGGTCTTCTGAGCAAGGAGACGGACGCCCGCCGTCTACAAGACGGCTGACGCTGGCGGTCAACGATGCCCGTCGGCGCCAGCTTTACTTCGCCCTCTTCGACCAAGAACTCGGCTTGAACGGGTTAAGCAAGCCACTCATTTCCATGGACATAGACTATCCCGACCACATTGTTGAGCGAGTGAATGCGCTCTGTGCCCAGCTTGAAGCGGCGGGCACCGACCGGCCGCTAGAGGTGTGCGTTACCGGTCGTGGCGTAGACAAATACGCCCAAGCCTGGACTGGATTGCAGGCCCAGCACCGGCAGGAAGAAGATGCTCTCTTTGAAGGCGGACAGGCGGGGTTAGACACTTTCATCACCTGCGCACTCAAACGACAGGAGTACCTGGACGAGGCAGGCGAACAAGCTGACGAGGTAGAGCCACTCTATCTGAGGCGGCCCGATATTTCGATCCCTAACCCCAATAAGCACAAGGCCCTAGGATGA
- the fadD3 gene encoding AMP-binding protein, with protein sequence MSAELFHLTGPTHIVEDMLREYTVENMHPTTDADTIYSLLAHRTERDPQDLIAQWQDPATRSWHDVTAGQMNDRVRQVAKGLLALGVHKGSMVVIYSATCYDWGVTDFACAAIGAVSVPIYETDSSRQAEAIVKDVDCLIAFAGDAEHAQVLEQLRDELPDVKYVFNYEAEGLNAVCDFGQSITDEQLDAAIAQVSADDLATIVYTSGSTGKPKGVMLSSRNFTHIVFAGWEVLYHMLAAPTRLMLFLPLAHCFARYIQYVAVGAQGVVGYVSTTKHLLADLRSFRPTYLLAVPRVFEKVYNAASQKAGAGVAGRIFAGAFKHFVQWSQDEQEGKGHSLSARMHHSFYMRAVGNSIMSALGSNLSYLACGGAPMNTELAHFFNGIDGLTFIQGYGMTETAAPCCVNFEDANEVGSVGRPGPGIQVRLSSDNELLVKGPCVFLGYYQNPELDKTVLEPDGWLHSGDLAQIDDNGFVFITGRKKDVIITAGGKNVSPAPMEETICTCPIVSHAVVVGDGKPFISAVITLDTEMLGSWLDSQHLEAHMSLEQATQNDAVRAFIQQYVDQANSNVSRAESVRKFIILDEDFSEEDGTMTPSMKVVRPKVLDRYAEIIDRVLYAPKAGSIKPAAPATKLRKPPESVNPILNKAKTSVTDSLASMSEKLREATSSDPEDVRDDESQNDDTDSSSQQ encoded by the coding sequence ATGTCGGCTGAGCTCTTCCATTTGACGGGCCCAACTCATATAGTTGAAGATATGTTGCGCGAATACACAGTCGAGAACATGCATCCGACGACCGATGCAGATACTATCTACTCCCTACTAGCCCACCGAACAGAACGTGATCCGCAGGATTTGATTGCCCAATGGCAGGATCCCGCTACCCGTTCTTGGCACGATGTCACTGCAGGACAGATGAACGACAGGGTTCGTCAGGTAGCCAAAGGGCTTTTAGCGCTCGGCGTGCACAAGGGTTCTATGGTGGTCATCTATTCGGCCACCTGCTACGACTGGGGTGTTACAGATTTTGCTTGCGCTGCGATCGGCGCGGTTTCAGTGCCTATTTACGAGACCGACTCCAGCAGGCAGGCCGAGGCCATTGTTAAAGATGTCGACTGCCTCATTGCTTTTGCAGGTGATGCGGAACACGCCCAAGTGCTTGAGCAACTGCGCGACGAGCTGCCCGATGTAAAATATGTCTTTAATTACGAGGCAGAGGGCCTGAACGCTGTCTGCGATTTTGGCCAGTCTATTACGGACGAGCAGTTGGACGCGGCCATTGCACAAGTGAGTGCTGACGATCTGGCGACGATTGTCTATACTTCTGGCTCTACGGGCAAGCCCAAGGGTGTCATGCTTTCGAGCCGCAACTTTACGCATATTGTGTTCGCCGGCTGGGAAGTGCTCTACCACATGTTGGCAGCCCCCACTCGGCTCATGCTCTTCTTGCCGCTGGCTCACTGCTTCGCGCGCTACATACAGTATGTGGCTGTTGGCGCTCAGGGTGTCGTGGGCTATGTTTCAACAACCAAGCACCTGCTCGCCGACTTGCGCTCGTTCAGGCCGACATACTTATTGGCCGTGCCTCGTGTGTTTGAGAAGGTGTATAATGCCGCTTCTCAAAAGGCTGGTGCTGGTGTCGCTGGCCGCATTTTTGCCGGAGCATTTAAGCATTTTGTGCAGTGGTCTCAAGACGAGCAGGAAGGCAAGGGGCACTCGCTTTCGGCTCGCATGCACCACTCCTTCTATATGAGGGCTGTGGGTAATTCCATCATGTCGGCTCTGGGCTCGAACTTGAGCTACTTAGCTTGCGGCGGCGCTCCGATGAACACCGAGCTGGCTCACTTCTTCAACGGCATAGACGGCCTGACCTTCATCCAAGGTTATGGCATGACGGAAACAGCTGCCCCCTGCTGTGTCAATTTTGAAGACGCGAACGAGGTCGGATCGGTCGGCCGTCCTGGCCCCGGCATCCAAGTGCGGTTGAGTTCCGACAACGAGTTGCTAGTCAAAGGACCGTGCGTGTTCTTGGGCTACTACCAAAATCCTGAATTGGACAAGACGGTTTTGGAGCCAGATGGCTGGCTGCACAGCGGCGACCTGGCGCAAATTGACGACAATGGTTTCGTCTTTATCACTGGCCGCAAGAAGGATGTCATCATCACGGCTGGCGGCAAGAATGTCTCTCCAGCTCCTATGGAAGAGACCATTTGCACCTGCCCGATTGTCTCTCATGCGGTCGTGGTAGGCGATGGCAAGCCCTTCATTAGTGCGGTCATTACGCTCGATACCGAAATGCTGGGCTCCTGGCTCGATTCCCAACACTTAGAAGCGCACATGAGCCTAGAGCAGGCAACCCAAAACGATGCCGTTCGCGCTTTCATCCAACAGTATGTCGATCAGGCGAACAGCAATGTTTCGCGGGCTGAGTCAGTGCGTAAGTTCATCATTCTCGATGAGGATTTCTCCGAAGAAGACGGCACTATGACGCCCAGCATGAAAGTCGTTCGTCCCAAGGTTTTGGACCGGTATGCCGAAATTATTGACCGCGTGCTCTACGCTCCCAAGGCCGGTTCCATCAAACCCGCTGCTCCTGCCACCAAACTGCGCAAACCCCCGGAGTCTGTCAACCCGATTTTGAATAAGGCCAAGACGAGTGTGACTGATTCTTTGGCATCGATGAGCGAAAAATTGCGGGAAGCGACGTCGAGCGACCCCGAAGATGTGCGCGACGATGAGAGCCAAAACGACGACACTGATTCAAGTTCCCAGCAGTAG
- the pyrH gene encoding uridylate kinase — protein MTCCDSQDNPATVSNRRVLLKLSGEAFGGGAVGVDVSVVQRIALEIQAAVQDGVQVAIVVGGGNFFRGAELSQAGIERSRGDYMGMLGTVMNCLALQDFLEQAGQATRVQTAITMGQVAEPYIPLKAIRHLEKGRVVIFGAGAGLPYFSTDTVSIQRALEIHCSEVLMGKNGVDGIYTADPRKDPQAQMFTQLSYNRALVDNLAVMDASALSMARDNAMPIRVFGLEGAGNVTRTLKGEKLGTVVCAQESVTR, from the coding sequence ATGACCTGCTGCGACTCGCAAGACAATCCGGCAACAGTAAGTAACCGACGGGTACTGCTTAAACTTTCAGGCGAAGCCTTTGGCGGCGGAGCCGTTGGTGTTGATGTGAGTGTTGTTCAGCGTATTGCCTTGGAAATTCAAGCTGCAGTGCAAGACGGTGTGCAAGTTGCAATTGTAGTGGGCGGCGGTAATTTCTTCCGGGGAGCTGAACTCAGTCAGGCTGGCATTGAGCGTTCGCGTGGCGACTATATGGGTATGCTGGGCACGGTGATGAATTGCTTGGCTTTGCAAGACTTTCTTGAGCAAGCCGGTCAGGCCACTCGCGTACAGACCGCTATTACCATGGGTCAGGTTGCTGAGCCGTATATCCCGCTCAAGGCCATCCGCCATTTGGAGAAGGGGCGTGTTGTTATTTTCGGCGCTGGTGCCGGACTGCCATACTTCTCAACCGATACCGTATCTATTCAACGAGCCCTGGAAATTCACTGCAGCGAAGTGCTCATGGGCAAAAACGGTGTAGATGGCATCTACACGGCCGACCCGCGTAAGGATCCACAAGCCCAGATGTTCACCCAGCTGAGCTACAATCGGGCGCTCGTAGACAACCTCGCTGTCATGGATGCCTCGGCACTCTCGATGGCCCGCGATAACGCCATGCCCATTCGTGTCTTCGGACTCGAGGGAGCAGGCAATGTAACCCGTACACTCAAAGGCGAGAAACTGGGCACGGTGGTCTGCGCTCAAGAATCCGTCACC
- the tsf gene encoding elongation factor Ts translates to MATITAALIKELRDQTGAGMMDVKKALTEADGDVDRAKEIIRAKGIQAAGAREGRKAQEGLIASTVVDGGQGQIGYAIELNSETDFVAKTPQFVEFGEEVVADVAKAGASTAQEAEQAASKSGTVHETVEEAAALFHEHVKVGQYAKVEGPHVEIYAHRKSVEMPPSIVAMIATDEAGASVAHEAALQISAMSPQWLTREDVPEDVVESERRVATEKSQAEGKPEQIIPKIVEGRLNAFYKETVLLEQQYVKDPSQTVGDLFKKAGGQALAFARLEVGKGEE, encoded by the coding sequence ATGGCAACAATCACTGCTGCACTTATTAAAGAACTGCGCGACCAGACCGGCGCTGGCATGATGGATGTAAAGAAGGCGCTGACTGAGGCCGACGGTGATGTGGATCGCGCCAAGGAAATCATCCGCGCCAAGGGTATTCAGGCGGCAGGTGCTCGTGAGGGTCGCAAGGCCCAAGAAGGCCTCATCGCTTCTACTGTGGTTGACGGCGGACAAGGCCAGATTGGCTATGCCATCGAGCTCAATTCTGAGACCGACTTCGTAGCCAAGACTCCGCAATTCGTTGAGTTTGGCGAAGAAGTGGTTGCTGACGTGGCTAAGGCCGGCGCCAGCACTGCTCAGGAGGCAGAGCAGGCAGCGTCCAAGTCGGGCACCGTTCATGAGACTGTGGAAGAGGCTGCGGCACTCTTCCACGAGCACGTGAAGGTCGGCCAGTACGCTAAGGTCGAAGGCCCTCATGTCGAGATCTATGCTCACCGCAAGTCTGTAGAAATGCCACCTTCGATCGTGGCTATGATCGCTACCGACGAAGCAGGGGCGTCTGTCGCTCACGAGGCTGCACTGCAGATTTCTGCTATGAGCCCCCAGTGGCTCACCCGCGAAGACGTGCCAGAAGACGTGGTAGAGTCCGAGCGTCGAGTTGCTACGGAGAAGTCCCAGGCTGAAGGCAAGCCTGAGCAGATCATCCCGAAGATAGTAGAGGGCCGTTTGAATGCTTTCTACAAGGAGACTGTGCTCTTAGAGCAGCAGTATGTCAAGGATCCTTCCCAGACGGTAGGAGATCTGTTCAAGAAGGCCGGCGGCCAGGCTTTGGCTTTCGCTCGCCTAGAAGTGGGCAAGGGCGAAGAGTGA
- the add gene encoding adenine deaminase translates to MTAPVTRSFIDHLPKAELHLHIEGTLEPDLKLKLAQRNHIDIGQTTIEEVQQTYRFNDLASFLAVYYPAMNVLQTEQDFYDLAMDYLQRAASNHVRHVEIFFDPQAHTSRGIPFKTVITGLHRATVDARALNVDAALIMCFLRDFSKESARQTLEEALPYKDWIVGIGLDSDEHNNPPLKFARQYEDAQAAGLHITAHCDIDQKDSIEHIRQALELMGVERIDHGTNIVEDPDLVAYAAKQGIGLTCCPLSNSLVSPHMKGEEIVELMGKGVKVCVNSDDPAYFSGYINDNYEALASQYQLTQEQVAQLARNSFEVSWISRQQKDLYLSEIDRYLAQAQ, encoded by the coding sequence ATGACCGCACCAGTAACCCGCTCCTTCATCGACCACCTGCCCAAGGCGGAACTCCACCTGCATATCGAAGGCACCCTGGAACCCGACCTGAAACTCAAACTGGCCCAACGCAATCATATTGACATCGGCCAAACCACCATCGAAGAGGTCCAGCAAACCTACCGTTTCAACGATTTGGCCTCTTTCTTAGCGGTCTACTATCCGGCCATGAACGTGCTGCAAACTGAGCAGGATTTCTACGACCTGGCCATGGACTACCTGCAGCGAGCAGCCAGCAACCATGTGCGACATGTAGAAATCTTCTTCGATCCCCAGGCACATACCAGCCGTGGAATTCCTTTTAAGACTGTCATTACCGGTCTGCATCGGGCAACTGTGGACGCACGAGCCCTGAATGTGGATGCCGCCCTGATTATGTGCTTCCTGCGCGACTTTTCTAAAGAGTCAGCCAGGCAGACCCTGGAGGAGGCTCTGCCTTACAAGGACTGGATTGTCGGCATCGGTCTGGATTCGGACGAGCACAACAACCCGCCCCTGAAGTTTGCCCGCCAGTACGAGGACGCTCAGGCGGCGGGCCTGCACATTACGGCCCACTGCGACATTGACCAGAAGGATTCCATTGAGCACATCCGCCAGGCTCTGGAGCTCATGGGCGTTGAGCGCATCGACCACGGCACCAACATTGTCGAGGATCCTGACCTGGTGGCCTACGCCGCCAAACAGGGCATCGGCCTAACCTGCTGCCCCCTGTCCAACTCCTTGGTCTCCCCGCACATGAAGGGGGAGGAAATCGTTGAGCTCATGGGTAAGGGCGTCAAGGTCTGCGTCAACTCCGACGATCCGGCCTACTTTAGCGGTTATATCAACGATAATTATGAGGCCCTAGCTAGTCAGTACCAGCTGACCCAAGAGCAAGTGGCGCAACTGGCCCGCAACTCCTTCGAGGTCTCCTGGATCTCCCGCCAGCAAAAGGACCTCTACCTGTCCGAAATCGACCGCTATCTCGCCCAAGCCCAGTAG
- the tsaD gene encoding tRNA N6-adenosine threonylcarbamoyltransferase, producing the protein MSQPVVLGIESTCDETAAAVVRGQTLVSNVVASSMNEHARYGGVIPEIASRAHAQAFVPVVSKALADANMDLSQVDAIAVSAGPGLAGCLAVGVSGAKALAWAANKPLYGINHVIGHIAVTQLQFGAFPADTLALIVSGGHTSLLHVQDVARHVDVVGTTLDDAAGECFDKIARILGFPYPGGPHIDRHAQAGDPHAIHVPQGLTQGKAGAQHPYDFSFSGVKTAVARWVEGLEAQGQPVPVDDVCASLADSVASVLTNKAMAACELYGSQTLIVGGGFTANSQLRAKLEQGGQEHGIEVRIPERALCTDNGAMVAMLGVNLVAAGVRPSALDFSIDSAMPLSQILM; encoded by the coding sequence ATGAGTCAACCGGTAGTGCTAGGCATCGAATCCACCTGCGACGAGACGGCTGCAGCTGTGGTACGTGGGCAGACCCTGGTCTCCAACGTGGTCGCGTCGTCCATGAACGAGCACGCCCGCTACGGCGGTGTGATTCCGGAAATTGCCTCCCGTGCCCACGCGCAGGCCTTTGTGCCGGTCGTGTCGAAGGCTCTGGCCGATGCCAACATGGACTTGAGTCAGGTGGACGCGATTGCGGTCTCGGCTGGGCCAGGCTTGGCAGGGTGCCTGGCTGTGGGCGTTTCGGGGGCTAAAGCCCTGGCTTGGGCGGCGAATAAGCCTCTGTATGGCATTAATCATGTGATTGGCCACATAGCGGTCACGCAGCTGCAATTCGGTGCTTTTCCTGCCGACACGCTGGCGCTGATTGTCTCCGGTGGGCACACCTCGCTCCTGCATGTGCAGGACGTAGCTCGCCATGTCGACGTGGTGGGCACTACCTTAGATGACGCAGCAGGGGAGTGCTTTGACAAAATCGCCCGCATTCTGGGCTTCCCCTACCCAGGTGGCCCTCACATCGACCGCCACGCCCAGGCAGGGGACCCTCACGCCATCCATGTGCCGCAGGGCTTAACTCAGGGCAAGGCAGGCGCTCAGCATCCTTATGATTTCAGCTTTTCAGGAGTCAAAACGGCGGTTGCCCGTTGGGTCGAAGGTCTGGAAGCACAGGGGCAGCCGGTCCCCGTCGACGATGTGTGCGCCTCCCTGGCAGATTCGGTGGCTTCTGTGCTGACCAACAAGGCCATGGCTGCCTGCGAGCTCTATGGTTCTCAAACACTGATTGTGGGCGGTGGGTTTACGGCGAATTCCCAGTTGCGCGCCAAGTTAGAGCAGGGTGGTCAGGAGCATGGTATTGAGGTGCGCATTCCAGAACGTGCCTTGTGTACAGACAATGGGGCTATGGTGGCTATGCTCGGTGTCAACCTAGTAGCAGCCGGTGTGCGCCCCTCAGCACTCGATTTTTCCATCGACTCCGCCATGCCCCTCTCTCAAATTCTTATGTGA
- the rpsB gene encoding 30S ribosomal protein S2, with protein MAQITMSEMLKSGVHFGHQTRRWNPKMKQYILMERNGIHIIDLFKTLGLIDQAYDFIKQTVAHNGTILFVGTKKQAQEAIKTQATRVNMPYVCERWLGGMLTNFQTVSKRVDRLKELEEMDFSDVRGSGLTKKELLLLSREKDKLERQLGGIRNMNRTPSALFVVDINKEALAVEEARKLQIPVVALVDTNTDPEKVTYPIPANDDAIRGVDLLTSLMADAVADGLLERSNKAAKAQESSDQPMAEWEKDLLEKKEDEGQSADQSATSAESEQPAPAAESDEAK; from the coding sequence ATGGCACAGATTACGATGAGCGAGATGCTCAAGTCTGGCGTTCACTTCGGACATCAGACCCGCCGCTGGAACCCCAAGATGAAGCAGTACATCTTGATGGAGCGCAATGGCATCCACATTATTGATCTGTTCAAGACCCTTGGGCTCATTGACCAGGCCTATGACTTTATTAAGCAGACGGTGGCTCACAACGGCACTATCCTCTTCGTGGGTACCAAGAAGCAGGCCCAGGAAGCGATTAAGACTCAGGCCACTCGCGTTAACATGCCCTACGTGTGCGAGCGTTGGCTCGGTGGTATGCTCACCAACTTCCAGACCGTTAGCAAGCGTGTTGATCGCTTGAAGGAACTGGAAGAGATGGACTTCTCCGATGTTCGCGGCTCTGGTTTGACCAAGAAGGAGCTCCTGCTCTTAAGCCGTGAGAAGGATAAGCTGGAGCGTCAGCTCGGCGGTATCCGCAACATGAACCGCACCCCATCAGCTCTCTTTGTGGTCGATATCAACAAGGAAGCGCTGGCAGTTGAGGAAGCACGCAAGCTGCAGATTCCCGTCGTCGCTCTGGTTGACACCAACACTGATCCAGAGAAGGTAACCTACCCAATCCCCGCCAACGACGATGCTATTCGTGGCGTAGATCTGCTGACCAGCCTCATGGCCGATGCCGTAGCTGATGGCCTCCTGGAGCGTTCCAACAAGGCTGCAAAGGCTCAGGAGAGCTCCGACCAGCCGATGGCTGAGTGGGAGAAGGACCTTCTGGAGAAGAAGGAAGACGAAGGTCAGTCAGCTGATCAGTCGGCGACCTCGGCCGAGTCCGAGCAGCCTGCACCTGCGGCCGAATCCGACGAAGCTAAGTAA
- the def2 gene encoding peptide deformylase 2, with protein MTIRQIRVVPDPVLRTPCEPVKTITPAIRQLVTDLVDTVNDPGRAGLSANQIGVSLRVFSYNIGGKLGYVINPVIVETSGEQYGDEGCLSLPNLWYPTRRADYAKVRGINLDQQEITLEGRGVMGRMLQHECDHLDGHVYIDRLEKDARRQAMRLLRAQA; from the coding sequence GTGACCATCCGTCAAATACGCGTAGTACCCGATCCAGTACTCAGGACACCCTGCGAACCGGTGAAGACCATTACTCCGGCTATTCGCCAGCTAGTTACTGATCTGGTTGACACGGTGAACGACCCAGGGCGCGCGGGCTTATCTGCTAATCAGATTGGCGTGTCTTTGCGCGTGTTTTCCTACAATATCGGCGGCAAACTGGGCTATGTGATCAACCCGGTGATAGTGGAAACCTCAGGTGAGCAGTATGGAGACGAGGGATGCCTCTCCCTGCCGAACTTGTGGTATCCCACCAGGCGAGCTGACTATGCCAAGGTGCGGGGTATCAATCTCGATCAGCAGGAGATTACGCTTGAAGGCCGGGGAGTTATGGGCCGAATGCTCCAGCACGAGTGCGACCACCTTGACGGGCACGTGTACATTGACCGTCTGGAAAAAGATGCTCGTCGCCAGGCTATGCGCCTGTTGAGAGCCCAAGCCTAG
- the pox1 gene encoding pyruvate oxidase, translated as MANATGAAGKINAGDAVLRVLEQWGVPRIYGLPGGSFDSMMNAIHDERERIDFIQVRHEEAGALAAAAEAKLTGRIGVCFGSSGPGAAHLLNGLYDAREDAVPVLALVGEVPQQFMNMDYFQAMDEVPMFTDVAVFNKCATDAQGLPALIDEAIRRAYKFKGVSVVIIPKDLAWAEIDDRPVASAKNFREPIPTPPHEDLVQEAVKLIQSAERPLLYFGVGAKDAHDELIQMSEKFKMPLTSTFIGKGIVEDDYPAYLQSAGRVATKTATEAQYTCDLMIWVGSDNPFGSQFVAPYTKIIQIDNDGSKLGKRFEPEVAVAIQADAKLTLQAMLDAGQEQESNAFYRACIKSKQNWQEWIDSFKDDDSTPLRPEPVFNILNEQLEDTDILVPDVGNVDINFLRLSKIKPSNKWCVSGKHATMGFAVPGALAAKLEYPQSTVYSLSGDGGFAMLSEEILAQLKYHAPVINVVFSNESLGFIEAEQLDDSHQPLSGVDLPDTDWAKVAEGYGAVGYTVRTIDDARKAFAAAKQADRASVIDVKLTRERPLDTRYMRFPETCKDPEQVKEFQDRLKAASLKSLRYFMEQESK; from the coding sequence ATGGCCAATGCAACAGGTGCCGCAGGCAAAATTAATGCTGGCGACGCAGTCTTGCGCGTTCTTGAGCAGTGGGGAGTGCCCCGCATTTACGGCCTTCCAGGCGGCTCTTTCGATTCGATGATGAATGCCATCCACGACGAGCGTGAACGCATTGACTTCATTCAAGTACGTCACGAGGAGGCGGGCGCTCTCGCTGCCGCCGCTGAGGCGAAGCTCACCGGCCGTATCGGTGTCTGCTTTGGCTCGTCAGGCCCAGGTGCTGCCCATCTACTCAACGGCCTCTACGATGCCAGGGAAGATGCTGTGCCTGTGCTCGCTCTGGTCGGCGAAGTGCCCCAGCAGTTCATGAATATGGACTACTTCCAGGCCATGGACGAAGTGCCCATGTTTACCGACGTAGCTGTCTTCAACAAGTGCGCAACGGACGCGCAAGGCTTGCCAGCCCTGATTGATGAAGCTATCCGCCGCGCCTACAAGTTCAAGGGCGTGTCAGTTGTGATCATCCCCAAGGATCTGGCTTGGGCTGAAATTGACGACCGTCCAGTGGCTTCAGCTAAGAACTTCCGCGAGCCCATCCCAACTCCTCCTCACGAGGATCTGGTCCAGGAAGCGGTCAAGCTCATCCAGTCTGCTGAGCGCCCCCTGCTCTACTTCGGCGTGGGTGCTAAGGATGCTCACGACGAGCTCATCCAGATGTCGGAAAAGTTCAAGATGCCGCTTACTTCCACCTTCATTGGTAAGGGCATTGTCGAAGACGACTACCCGGCATACTTGCAGTCGGCCGGGCGTGTCGCCACTAAGACAGCGACCGAGGCCCAGTACACCTGCGACCTCATGATTTGGGTGGGTTCCGACAACCCCTTCGGCTCCCAGTTCGTGGCTCCCTATACCAAGATTATTCAGATTGACAACGACGGTTCCAAGCTCGGTAAGCGCTTTGAGCCCGAAGTCGCTGTTGCCATCCAGGCCGACGCTAAGCTCACCCTCCAGGCGATGTTGGATGCTGGACAGGAGCAGGAGTCCAACGCCTTCTACCGGGCCTGCATCAAGAGCAAGCAGAACTGGCAGGAGTGGATCGACTCCTTCAAGGATGACGATTCCACACCTCTGCGCCCTGAGCCTGTGTTTAACATTCTCAACGAGCAGTTAGAGGACACGGACATTCTGGTTCCCGATGTTGGCAACGTGGATATTAACTTCCTGCGTCTGTCCAAGATCAAGCCATCAAATAAGTGGTGCGTTTCCGGCAAGCACGCCACCATGGGCTTCGCAGTGCCGGGCGCTCTCGCCGCTAAGCTGGAGTACCCGCAGTCCACGGTGTACTCCCTGTCTGGCGACGGCGGTTTCGCTATGCTGAGCGAGGAGATTTTGGCCCAGCTCAAGTACCATGCACCAGTCATCAATGTGGTCTTCTCCAATGAGTCTCTGGGCTTCATCGAGGCAGAGCAGTTGGATGATTCCCACCAGCCCCTTTCAGGCGTTGACCTGCCCGACACGGATTGGGCCAAGGTCGCTGAAGGTTATGGTGCTGTCGGCTATACCGTGCGCACGATTGACGACGCTCGCAAGGCCTTTGCGGCTGCCAAGCAGGCTGACCGGGCTTCGGTCATCGACGTCAAGCTCACCCGTGAGCGTCCGCTCGACACCCGCTACATGCGCTTCCCTGAGACCTGCAAGGATCCTGAGCAAGTTAAGGAGTTCCAGGACCGTCTCAAGGCTGCTTCCTTGAAGTCTCTGCGCTACTTCATGGAGCAAGAGAGCAAGTAG